A window of Belonocnema kinseyi isolate 2016_QV_RU_SX_M_011 chromosome 9, B_treatae_v1, whole genome shotgun sequence contains these coding sequences:
- the LOC117180421 gene encoding uncharacterized protein LOC117180421, translating to MTASQACQNSSQAGSKSGKKSLQKSAQQHSYVVAEEIGRSVDTKTKSRFNTYEKHLSFLLISDITVILPSSQIERDLLEIPENIRLADPEFNKPAEINALIGVQIFYKLLCVLQTEIPGHDAVLQKTHFGWIIAGDIHKKCASPLKRGFYSTMNPNRPESDSLTRFWKIEQVPTKQFFSDEENACESHLIENTKRDDNSLCLVKLPFNDKKEHLGDAYNIAENGSSL from the exons ATGACAGCGTCTCAAGCCTGTCAAAACTCGAGTCAGGCAGGCAGTAAGTCTGGAAAGAAAAGCCTTCAAAAATCAGCGCAGCAACATTCGTATGTTGTAGCGGAAG AGATTGGTCGTTCCGTTGATACTAAAACCAAGTCTCGGTTTAATACATATGAGAAACATCTCAGTTTTTTGCTCATTTCTGACATTACAGTCATATTGCCTTCAAGTCAAATCGAACGCGATTTATTGGAAATCCCAGAAAACATTAGGCTAGCAGATCCCGAGTTTAATAAACCAGCAGAGATTAATGCGCTTATAGGTGTGCAAATATTCTACAAACTTTTATGTGTATTGCAAACTGAGATTCCAGGTCATGACGCTGTGCTACAAAAGACACATTTCGGTTGGATTATTGCAGGCGATATCCATAAAAAATGCGCAAGCCCTCTAAAAAGAGGCTTCTATTCAACAATGAATCCTAATCGCCCTGAATCCGATTCCCTTACTCGATTCTGGAAAATCGAACAAGTTCCCACTAAGCAATTTTTCTCAGACGAGGAAAATGCATGCGAAtcgcatttaattgaaaataccaaGCGTGACGACAACAGTTTGTGTCTCGTAAAATTgccatttaatgataaaaaagaaCATCTCGGGGATGCTTACAATATAGCTGAAAACGGTTCTTCTCtctag